The following nucleotide sequence is from Thermodesulfobacteriota bacterium.
GGTGCGGGCCCTGCCGGTGCCTGCAGTCACCCCTTGATGGGAGGCGCAGCGCCGCCGCACGGTCGCGCCCGAGCTGCGAGGGAAGCATCATGACGCCACAGGGATCACGGATCGGGAGCGGGCTCGCGCTGGCGGCCCTGCTGCTTTGGCTGGGCGGCTGCCTGTTCGGGCCGGATCAGCGGCTGGGGGGCACGGTGTCGGTGGCCAGCCCCGACTTTTTCGGCATCGGCGAAGACCTGGCCGGCCAGCTGGCCGGCAGCCTGGGCAGCCAGGGCCAGGGCTGCCGCCTGGTCCTGACCACCTTCGTGGACATCGATGACCTGTACGTAAGCTCCCGCTTCGGCCGGGCCCTCACCGAGTCGGTGGCTACCCGGCTCTTCCACCGGGGCTTCAAGGTGGTGGAGGTGCGCAAATCCAGCGAGCTCCTGGTCAAGGACCGGACCGGCGAGCTGACCTTGACCCGAGACACCGCGCTCCTGGCCGAAAGCCA
It contains:
- a CDS encoding FlgO family outer membrane protein codes for the protein MTPQGSRIGSGLALAALLLWLGGCLFGPDQRLGGTVSVASPDFFGIGEDLAGQLAGSLGSQGQGCRLVLTTFVDIDDLYVSSRFGRALTESVATRLFHRGFKVVEVRKSSELLVKDRTGELTLTRDTALLAESHQASAILAGTYALTPGSVIVNARLLDAGSQDVLAVAGMEIQRSEAINALLASARGLAGGELSAYE